The Aeromicrobium sp. Leaf245 genome includes a region encoding these proteins:
- a CDS encoding carbohydrate ABC transporter permease: protein MSTATAPKKAPKKSASKPVASDRAKAESRLALYLVAPAVALMLLVTAFPMLRALYLSLFSYSLTAPDDREFVGLANYGTALTDRLFWIDTANTVGIMIITVAFELVIGFVFAMVMHRLIFARGLVRTSILIPYGIITVVSGFAWQFAFSNTNGFVNGWIPFLGDDFTWFAEYQTSMVAIMVSEIWKTTPFMALLLLAGLAQVPEDMLEAAKVDGATWWQRLWKVILPNMRAAIMVAVLFRALDAYRIFDNIFVMTAGANNTESISFLTYRQVIEQFQLGIGSALSVLLFLSVLVVAFVIVKVFRVNLADARQEG from the coding sequence GTGAGCACCGCCACCGCCCCCAAGAAGGCCCCGAAGAAGTCCGCGAGCAAGCCCGTCGCGTCGGACCGCGCCAAGGCGGAGAGCCGCCTCGCGTTGTACCTCGTGGCCCCGGCCGTCGCACTGATGCTGCTGGTCACCGCGTTCCCGATGCTGCGCGCGCTCTACCTGTCGCTGTTCAGCTACTCGCTCACCGCTCCCGATGACCGTGAGTTCGTGGGCCTGGCCAACTACGGGACCGCCCTGACCGACCGGCTGTTCTGGATCGACACGGCCAACACGGTCGGCATCATGATCATCACCGTGGCGTTCGAGCTCGTCATCGGCTTCGTCTTCGCCATGGTCATGCACCGGCTGATCTTCGCCCGCGGCCTCGTCCGCACGTCGATCCTCATCCCCTACGGCATCATCACCGTCGTCTCGGGCTTCGCGTGGCAGTTCGCGTTCTCCAACACGAACGGCTTCGTGAACGGCTGGATCCCCTTCCTCGGCGACGACTTCACGTGGTTCGCGGAGTACCAGACGTCGATGGTGGCGATCATGGTCTCGGAGATCTGGAAGACGACGCCGTTCATGGCGCTGCTCCTGCTCGCCGGCCTCGCGCAGGTCCCCGAGGACATGCTGGAGGCGGCCAAGGTCGACGGGGCCACGTGGTGGCAGCGGCTCTGGAAGGTGATCCTGCCGAACATGCGGGCGGCGATCATGGTGGCCGTGCTGTTCCGCGCGCTCGACGCCTACCGCATCTTCGACAACATCTTCGTCATGACCGCCGGTGCCAACAACACCGAGTCGATCTCGTTCCTCACCTACCGGCAGGTGATCGAGCAGTTCCAGCTCGGCATCGGCTCGGCCCTCTCGGTGCTGCTGTTCCTGTCGGTGCTCGTGGTGGCGTTCGTGATCGTCAAGGTGTTCCGGGTCAACCTCGCGGACGCACGGCAGGAGGGCTGA
- a CDS encoding extracellular solute-binding protein, with the protein MATTRRRTAVMVASLALGSSLLAACGGSEGKPTLNWYINPDGQDTLNKLAEDCSTDEYDIAIQLLPASATDQRTQLARRLAAGDSSTDLMSLDPVFVPEFANAKWLKPFEGDLADQVLDDDVLKGAAETVTWNDQVVAAPQWANTQVVWFRKSLAEAAGLDMSQPVTWDQVIDAASEEGGTVGVQANRYEAYVVWINSLIQGAGGNILDPDTVEDGRDAKVTIDSAAGKDAAAVIEKLADSPAAQPDLTTSNEGTSLGQMFPENGPGEFMTNWTFVYKNYEGLIDKPGGPADEQAFEDLGWARYPQTVEGEESRPPIGGIDIGVGAFSKHPDFAQEAAVCVTNAEAQSALAVNEGLMPSRQSVYDSAELKEAYPADLLQLYSESVDTGGPRPKSAFYSQVSSAIQSRWHSPRSVSPDSTPKQSADFLTAILRGEALL; encoded by the coding sequence ATGGCGACCACGCGACGTCGGACGGCGGTGATGGTCGCGAGTCTCGCCCTCGGTTCCTCGCTCCTCGCCGCCTGTGGCGGATCCGAGGGCAAGCCCACGCTCAACTGGTACATCAACCCGGACGGCCAGGACACCCTGAACAAGCTGGCCGAGGACTGCAGCACCGACGAGTACGACATCGCCATCCAGCTGCTCCCGGCCAGCGCCACCGACCAGCGCACCCAGCTCGCGCGCCGGCTCGCCGCGGGTGACAGCTCCACCGACCTCATGAGTCTCGACCCGGTGTTCGTCCCCGAGTTCGCCAACGCCAAGTGGCTGAAGCCGTTCGAGGGCGACCTCGCCGACCAGGTGCTCGACGACGACGTCCTCAAGGGTGCGGCCGAGACCGTCACCTGGAACGACCAGGTCGTCGCCGCGCCACAGTGGGCCAACACGCAGGTCGTGTGGTTCCGCAAGTCCCTCGCCGAGGCCGCCGGGCTCGACATGAGCCAGCCGGTCACCTGGGACCAGGTCATCGACGCGGCCTCCGAGGAGGGCGGCACCGTCGGCGTGCAGGCCAACCGCTACGAGGCGTACGTCGTGTGGATCAACTCGCTCATCCAGGGCGCCGGAGGCAACATCCTCGACCCCGACACCGTCGAGGACGGCCGCGACGCGAAGGTCACGATCGACTCGGCGGCCGGCAAGGACGCCGCTGCGGTCATCGAGAAGCTCGCCGACTCCCCCGCCGCCCAGCCCGACCTCACCACCTCGAACGAGGGCACGAGCCTCGGCCAGATGTTCCCCGAGAACGGCCCCGGCGAGTTCATGACCAACTGGACCTTCGTCTACAAGAACTACGAGGGACTCATCGACAAGCCCGGTGGCCCGGCGGACGAGCAGGCGTTCGAGGACCTCGGCTGGGCCCGGTACCCGCAGACCGTCGAGGGCGAGGAGTCCCGGCCCCCGATCGGCGGCATCGACATCGGCGTCGGCGCGTTCTCCAAGCACCCCGACTTCGCGCAGGAGGCTGCCGTCTGCGTCACGAACGCCGAGGCGCAGTCGGCCCTGGCCGTCAACGAGGGCCTCATGCCGTCGCGCCAGTCGGTCTACGACTCCGCCGAGCTCAAGGAGGCCTACCCGGCCGACCTGCTGCAGCTCTACAGCGAGAGCGTCGACACCGGCGGCCCGCGCCCCAAGAGCGCCTTCTACAGCCAGGTCTCGAGCGCCATCCAGTCCCGCTGGCACTCGCCCCGCTCGGTGAGCCCGGACTCGACGCCGAAGCAGTCGGCCGACTTCCTGACCGCGATCCTCCGAGGGGAGGCACTCCTGTGA
- a CDS encoding glycoside hydrolase family 13 protein, with protein sequence MPTPSEPDPEESMSNQPWWRHAVIYQVYPRSWADADGDGIGDLPGITSRLEHLADLGVDALWLSPFYVSPQNDAGYDVADFRDVDPLFGTLDDFDALVERAHGLGLRVIVDVVPNHSSSEHPWFQAALAAGPGSAERARYVFRPGQGPDRSEPPNNWISNFGGSAWTRVTEADGTPGEWYLHLFDVTQPDFDWTNPEVREELHSVLRFWLDRGVDGFRIDVAHGLIKADGLPDADLLLDTVGSHTRLLPMWDQPEVHDVYRSWRTLVEGYAGSLADLWGQDDDRMLCGEAWVEPAHALAQYVRPDELHQTFNFSFLLTPWDAPALRDAIGRSLESAADVGAPQTWVLSNHDVVRHATRLGRSDATRVVDTEGIGPDDEQPDAELGLRRARAATTLMLALPGSAYLYQGEELGLPDATELPTDVLQDPTWELSGHERRGRDGCRVPVPWESTGPSLGFGPEGEPWLPQPSAYADLAPARQRGVEGSTLELYRTLLRLRRELDLGTRSLAWIEDGDDHGVEHVDGLLSFALVASGGDVVATVHTNVSSVPVPRPPGELLVSSGEVADDHLPADTTVWLRPHPA encoded by the coding sequence GTGCCGACCCCCAGCGAGCCCGACCCCGAGGAATCCATGAGCAACCAGCCCTGGTGGCGCCACGCCGTCATCTACCAGGTGTACCCCCGGTCGTGGGCCGACGCCGACGGCGACGGCATCGGCGACCTCCCCGGCATCACCTCCCGGCTCGAGCACCTCGCCGACCTCGGCGTCGACGCCCTGTGGCTGTCGCCGTTCTACGTGTCCCCGCAGAACGACGCCGGCTACGACGTCGCCGACTTCCGCGACGTCGACCCGCTGTTCGGCACCCTCGACGACTTCGACGCCCTCGTCGAGCGGGCCCACGGACTCGGGCTGCGGGTGATCGTCGACGTCGTGCCGAACCACTCCTCGAGCGAGCACCCCTGGTTCCAGGCGGCCCTCGCCGCCGGCCCCGGCAGCGCCGAGCGCGCGCGGTACGTCTTCCGACCCGGGCAGGGCCCCGACCGCTCGGAGCCGCCCAACAACTGGATCTCGAACTTCGGAGGTTCGGCCTGGACGCGCGTCACCGAGGCCGACGGCACCCCCGGCGAGTGGTACCTGCACCTGTTCGACGTCACGCAGCCTGACTTCGACTGGACCAATCCCGAGGTCCGCGAGGAGCTGCACTCGGTGCTGCGCTTCTGGCTCGACCGCGGCGTCGACGGGTTCCGCATCGACGTCGCGCACGGCCTGATCAAGGCCGACGGCCTTCCCGACGCCGACCTGCTGCTCGACACCGTCGGCAGCCACACGCGCCTGCTGCCGATGTGGGACCAGCCGGAGGTGCACGACGTCTACCGCAGCTGGCGCACCCTCGTCGAGGGCTACGCCGGGTCGCTCGCCGACCTGTGGGGCCAGGACGACGACCGGATGCTCTGCGGCGAGGCGTGGGTGGAACCCGCGCACGCGCTCGCGCAGTACGTGCGTCCCGACGAGCTGCACCAGACGTTCAACTTCTCGTTCCTGCTGACGCCGTGGGACGCCCCCGCCCTGCGCGACGCGATCGGCCGGTCCCTCGAGAGCGCCGCCGACGTCGGCGCCCCGCAGACCTGGGTGCTCTCGAACCACGACGTCGTGCGGCACGCCACGCGGCTGGGTCGCTCCGACGCCACCCGTGTCGTCGACACGGAGGGCATCGGCCCCGACGACGAGCAGCCCGACGCGGAGCTGGGCCTGCGCCGGGCCCGCGCGGCGACCACCCTCATGCTCGCCCTCCCGGGGTCGGCCTACCTGTACCAGGGCGAGGAGCTGGGCCTGCCCGACGCCACCGAGCTCCCCACCGACGTGCTGCAGGACCCCACCTGGGAGCTCTCGGGCCACGAGCGACGAGGGCGCGACGGCTGCCGCGTGCCCGTCCCGTGGGAGTCCACCGGCCCGTCGCTCGGCTTCGGCCCCGAGGGCGAGCCGTGGCTGCCGCAGCCGTCGGCCTACGCGGACCTGGCGCCTGCCCGCCAGCGCGGCGTCGAGGGCTCGACGCTCGAGCTGTACCGCACGCTGCTGCGACTGCGGCGCGAGCTCGACCTGGGCACGCGGTCGCTCGCGTGGATCGAGGACGGTGACGACCACGGCGTGGAGCACGTCGACGGACTGCTGTCGTTCGCGCTCGTCGCCAGCGGCGGCGACGTGGTGGCGACCGTCCACACCAACGTGTCGTCGGTGCCGGTCCCACGGCCTCCGGGTGAGCTGCTCGTCTCCAGCGGCGAGGTCGCCGACGACCACCTGCCCGCCGACACCACGGTCTGGCTCCGCCCCCACCCGGCCTGA
- the ndk gene encoding nucleoside-diphosphate kinase — translation MSQRTLVLLKPDAVRRGLVGEVLGRYEAKGLTIVAMEHRAIDAAQADAHYAEHVEQPWYPPLRDFATTGPLVALVLEGDEAIAVVRALNGATDGRAAAPGTVRGDLSLSNRENLVHASDSEESAAREIALWFPSLA, via the coding sequence ATGTCCCAGCGCACGCTCGTCCTGCTCAAGCCCGACGCCGTCCGTCGTGGTCTCGTCGGTGAGGTCCTCGGCCGCTACGAGGCGAAGGGCCTCACGATCGTGGCCATGGAGCACCGCGCCATCGACGCCGCCCAGGCCGACGCGCACTACGCCGAGCACGTCGAGCAGCCCTGGTACCCGCCGCTGCGCGACTTCGCGACGACGGGCCCGCTCGTGGCGCTCGTGCTCGAGGGCGACGAGGCGATCGCGGTCGTCCGCGCCCTGAACGGCGCCACCGACGGCCGGGCCGCCGCCCCCGGCACCGTGCGCGGTGACCTCTCCCTGTCCAACCGCGAGAACCTCGTCCACGCCTCCGACTCCGAGGAGTCCGCGGCCCGCGAGATCGCCCTCTGGTTCCCCTCCCTCGCCTGA